The following are encoded in a window of Streptomyces sp. SAT1 genomic DNA:
- a CDS encoding helix-turn-helix transcriptional regulator translates to MRAGRVPGGYAERPARLPGAVLWTKTPGGSGAGAGLVLPDGCMDLLWSEGRLLVAGPDTRAHAPGGPPAHWTGLRFFPGTAPGWLGVPAHELRDRRTDLAELWPAAEVRRLRARLEAAADPAAALEAAALERAERTGPPDPRLRRLVAALDAGRPVAATADELGVGARWLHRHSLAAFGYGPKTLARVLRLQRALALARSGVPFAQTALRAGFADQAHLARDVRELAGMPLSGLLGGR, encoded by the coding sequence GTGCGCGCCGGCCGGGTGCCGGGCGGGTACGCCGAGCGGCCCGCGCGACTGCCCGGCGCGGTGCTGTGGACGAAGACACCCGGCGGGTCCGGCGCCGGGGCGGGGCTCGTCCTGCCCGACGGCTGCATGGACCTGCTGTGGAGCGAGGGCCGGCTGCTCGTCGCCGGGCCCGACACCCGGGCTCACGCCCCCGGCGGCCCGCCCGCGCACTGGACCGGGCTGCGGTTCTTCCCCGGCACCGCGCCCGGCTGGCTCGGGGTGCCCGCGCACGAACTGCGCGACCGGCGGACCGACCTGGCCGAGCTGTGGCCCGCCGCCGAGGTGCGGCGGCTGCGCGCCCGCCTGGAGGCGGCGGCGGACCCGGCCGCCGCACTGGAGGCCGCGGCCCTGGAACGCGCGGAACGCACCGGGCCGCCGGACCCGCGGCTGCGGCGCCTGGTCGCGGCGCTGGACGCGGGCCGCCCGGTCGCCGCCACCGCCGACGAACTCGGCGTGGGCGCGCGCTGGTTGCACCGCCACTCCCTGGCCGCCTTCGGCTACGGGCCCAAGACGCTGGCCCGGGTGCTGCGGCTGCAGCGCGCCCTGGCACTGGCCCGGAGCGGAGTCCCGTTCGCGCAGACGGCCCTCCGCGCGGGCTTCGCCGACCAGGCGCATCTGGCCCGGGACGTGAGGGAGTTGGCCGGGATGCCGCTGAGCGGACTTCTGGGTGGGCGCTGA
- a CDS encoding VOC family protein — translation MTPRFAVVGLVASDLAASLAFYRRLGLVFPEDAEQQPHVEAELPGGLTLALDTEDTVRSFHPDWRPPAGGGRCALAFHCGTPAEVDALYADLAGAGYHGELKPWDAFWGMRYAVVHDPDGNGVDLFAPLPAPSA, via the coding sequence ATGACTCCACGATTCGCCGTGGTCGGCCTGGTCGCCTCGGACCTGGCCGCCTCGCTCGCCTTCTACCGCCGCCTCGGGCTCGTCTTTCCCGAGGACGCCGAACAACAGCCGCACGTCGAGGCCGAGTTGCCCGGCGGTCTCACCCTCGCGCTGGACACCGAGGACACCGTCCGCTCCTTCCATCCGGACTGGCGCCCGCCGGCTGGGGGCGGCCGGTGCGCGCTCGCCTTCCACTGCGGCACACCCGCCGAGGTGGACGCCCTCTACGCCGACCTGGCCGGCGCCGGGTACCACGGGGAGCTGAAGCCGTGGGACGCGTTCTGGGGGATGCGGTACGCGGTCGTGCACGACCCGGACGGCAACGGCGTCGACCTGTTCGCACCCCTGCCCGCACCCAGCGCGTAG